GGCAAGCATGGGACCTATTAATCGGTTTGATTGTCGGTTATATGTTTCGAGGTTTTACTTCTTATTAGCTTTTCGCCTATCGGCATTCAGCCAGAGTGAGCAATTCTTGCTATTCTTATGTTTGTAGAGTTGGAGATTTTTCTAACCTGAAGCGGTAATGCTATCAGCACCAGATTATCCCTAAAAATTGCCTAGCATATTTTGGTTAACTTTATCCACAATCATCTGACGAAAACAGTGACAGCAAAGAAAACTTGGAGCGATCGCTTTGAAGGTAGTCTCCATCCTACGATCGTAGAATTTAATGCCAGTATTGGCTTTGATATCGAATTAATCGAGTATGATCTCACCGGATCGATCGCTCACGCTAAAATGCTCGCCTATACGGGTATTATCAGCCCCGAAGAAGCTGATAGTCTCGTCTCTGGATTGGAACAAATTCGTCAAGAATACCGCACCGGCAACTTTAACCCCGGCATCGATCAAGAGGACGTGCATTTTGCCGTAGAACGTCGTTTAACCGAGATCGTGGGAGATGTGGGCAAAAAACTGCACACGGCCCGTTCGCGAAACGATCAGGTAGGAACGGATATTCGTCTGTATCTTAGACAACAAATCGATGATATTAGGCAAGAAATTCGCAATTTTCAGCAAGCTTTAGTTAATCACGCTGAAAACCATCTGGAAACCCTGATCCCCGGTTATACCCACCTACAGCGCGCTCAACCGATTAGTTTAGCCCATCATCTCCTCGCTTATTTTCAAATGGCCGAACGGGATCACCAAAGATTGGGGGAAATTCGCGCTAGGACTAATATTTCGCCCCTAGGATGCGGGGCCTTAGCGGGGACGACTTTTCCGATCGATCGTCATTACAGCGCCAATTTACTCGATTTTGAGCAGGTGTATAACAATAGTCTCGATGGAGTCAGCGATCGAGATTTTGCCATT
This portion of the Microcystis aeruginosa NIES-2549 genome encodes:
- the argH gene encoding argininosuccinate lyase yields the protein MTAKKTWSDRFEGSLHPTIVEFNASIGFDIELIEYDLTGSIAHAKMLAYTGIISPEEADSLVSGLEQIRQEYRTGNFNPGIDQEDVHFAVERRLTEIVGDVGKKLHTARSRNDQVGTDIRLYLRQQIDDIRQEIRNFQQALVNHAENHLETLIPGYTHLQRAQPISLAHHLLAYFQMAERDHQRLGEIRARTNISPLGCGALAGTTFPIDRHYSANLLDFEQVYNNSLDGVSDRDFAIEFMTAASLIMVHLSRLSEEMILWSSQEFSFITLTDSCATGSSIMPQKKNPDVPELVRGKTGRVFGHLQALLTLMKGLPLAYNKDLQEDKEALFDGVKTVRICLQAMTVLLATGIQFKTDRLANAVAEDFSNATDVADYLASKGIPFREAYNLVGKVVKSSLAAGKLLKDLTLTEWQELHPAFEADIYDAIAPRQVVAARNSYGGTGFEQVRSALIQAKAILNHD